A single Ziziphus jujuba cultivar Dongzao chromosome 11, ASM3175591v1 DNA region contains:
- the LOC107431992 gene encoding uncharacterized protein LOC107431992 isoform X1 produces the protein MFRLHKHRNAKPGDKVDFKFSQFKALQVPKGWDKLFVSIVSVETGKAIAKSSKTAVRNGSCQWTETLSESIWVSQDDSSKDFEDCLFKLIVSMGSARSGILGEATVNMTDYMSASASVPVSLPLKKCSHGTVLQVKIQCITPRTKLRDEKSKEKDSDLEKPNADCHDVEILSDGSESTFARSSESSSTKELGLNSQPGEAGSRETSFSVSGSQRSYDSGEGSTVGENMSLGPGEDGANMNSLIKRENSICSENSVSQGNYSVENPYQSNNSSFNSQIMGSGNQSKNSQKDFTLSSMKYTASKNLLEAAENNIEELHAEAKMWERNARKLMLDLDILRVEFSDQSKKQADLNMELSAAYAERDFLKKEIEQLKFFLEKSAAKQTAIEDLTSQNEGLPHIQNELKDELKFHRESNANLALQLERSQESNIELVSVLQELEETVEKQKMELENLLALQSEFSNMESTIQANAEENRKLTVELQQLQESENNLKIKVQTLEQALEKNKHTENEGSLNSQTLLDIETEYKSKLSNKEEEIVNLKAKLSESLNEWHYVEMESINAGDADLIRKIEELTEKVQELEKDCNELTDENLELLFKLKESNKNSSKRDASVDNFGKETTSQDHSIQVLESLKMELECKVTEMAEELTEKGSEMEKLQANLLSKDDEILVLRQRQSELETKVSGLQKEKIQLQKQMEDMDRENDITSKCLNEPRNDVMVQSSSMDSHVSVNKELEKKCTELETGNQELQVHLSELEEENEQLSVHVSGLEAQLRHLRNENESSLSELEDFKSHSQTFQDEINRLNIELESNKQEMKSKLQDTQNQWSEAEEECEYLREENMKLRASSESIIEECSYLQKLNGELRKQKVELHEHCSILETKLRDSHKRLADCSKKVEDLEETLSSMVADIASKENSLTSKLNEVLDENLRYKEKLKLEESSLNRMYMEKAVEVQNLQLEVEQLRKEISSSQEEKERIASGAVQEESRLRADSIKLQKDFQEIQSKLEQTENELNIMHLEYKVKLQNLTDELDASKQNQQLLMAGHEKLSTLLENYKSGEEKFKATINSLELKISVSEYERQQLAEESSNLKVQLQNLSHLQDELLASTKQLHATKFEKEKLEASLHSISEECEDLRAEKNTFIEKISILKSTMSELENCKREKEALEKKLLPMEGELVEKDVLRAQDTELKNELNQIKKANEQFQQKMQLLREERDECLRKSQALEEELKLVKEEKQNHKEHVNSKVASLSKINSKVIPVREDMKLSKNEMVKNSNYRRDNRRNASLKNGLVQDHVKEGHVQHPRENGSGCEVRDASPRDVGADPGSKIQLLEDELAKALEANNMYKVQLNRLLSEGRDVHSDGRRKSKGQGEIMATETHESIRSSLEAELRDIRERYLHMSLKYAEVEAQREELVMKLKTTKGGKRWFS, from the exons ATGTTCAGGCTTCATAAGCATAGGAATGCGAAACCCGGAGACAAGGTTGATTTCAAATTCTCTCAGTTTAAGGCACTCCAG GTACCCAAAGGATGGGACAAGCTGTTTGTATCTATTGTCTCTGTAGAAACTGGGAAAGCAATTGCAAAGTCAAGCAAAACAGCGGTGCGTAATGGAAGTTGCCAATGGACTGAGACTCTGTCGGAGTCAATTTGGGTTTCGCAAGATGATTCTTCAAAGGATTTCGAGGATTGTCTCTTCAAGCTCATTGTTTCCATG GGATCAGCGAGATCTGGCATTCTTGGAGAGGCTACAGTCAATATGACAGATTATATGAGTGCAAGTGCTTCGGTTCCTGTATCCCTTCCATTAAAAAAGTGCAGCCATGGGACAGTTTTACAA GTAAAAATTCAGTGCATAACCCCAAGAACAAAACTCAG GgatgaaaaatcaaaagagaaggACTCTGATTTGGAAAAACCAAATGCAGACTGTCATGATGTTGAAATCCTGTCAGATGGATCTGAAAGTACATTTGCAAGGAGTTCCGAGTCTTCCTCCACTAAGGAACTTGGGTTGAACTCACAACCAGGAGAAGCTGGGAGTAGA GAAACAAGTTTCTCTGTATCAGGGTCACAAAGAAGTTATGACTCAGGAGAAGGTTCAACAGTAGGGGAAAATATGTCCCTTGGGCCTGGAGAGGATGGTGCTAATATGAACAGCCTGATTAAGAGGGAGAATTCAATTTGCTCAGAAAATAGTGTATCTCAAGGCAATTATTCTGTTGAAAATCCTTATCAATCTAATAATTCATCATTCAATTCACAGATTATGGGGTCAGGTAATCAATCTAAGAATTCTCAGAAAGATTTTACATTATCCTCTATGAAATACACTGCTTCTAAAAACCTTCTGGAAGCTGcagaaaataatattgaagagCTGCATGCGGAAGCTAAGATGTGGGAGAGAAATGCCCGAAAGCTAATGCTTGATTTGGATATTTTGAGGGTCGAATTTTCTGATCAATCAAAGAAGCAGGCGGATTTGAATATGGAGCTCTCAGCAGCCTATGCAGAGCGTGattttttgaagaaagaaattgaacaattaaaatttttcctgGAGAAGTCAGCAGCGAAACAAACAGCCATAGAAGATTTAACATCTCAAAATGAAGGTCTTCCTCATATTCAAAATGAACTAAAAGATGAACTAAAGTTTCATAGAGAATCCAATGCCAATTTGGCTCTGCAGTTGGAGAGAAGTCAAGAATCAAACATCGAGCTTGTTTCTGTTCTTCAGGAGCTGGAAGAGACGGTCGAAAAGCAGAAGATGGAGTTAGAGAATCTTTTAGCACTGCAATCAGAGTTCAGTAATATGGAAAGTACCATCCAAGCAAATGCAGAGGAGAACAGGAAATTAACAGTAGAGCTACAACAATTGCAGGAGTcggaaaataatttgaaaattaaagtgCAAACGCTGGAACAGGCATTGGAGAAAAACAAACACACAGAGAATGAAGGGAGTCTGAACAGTCAAACCCTTCTGGATATTGAGACAGAATACAAAAGTAAGTTATccaataaagaagaagaaattgttaatttaaaagcaaaattatcTGAGTCTCTAAATGAATGGCATTATGTAGAAATGGAGTCCATAAATGCAGGTGATGCCGATCTGATTAGAAAGATTGAAGAGTTAACAGAAAAGGTGCAGGAACTAGAGAAGGACTGTAATGAGCTGACTGATGAAAACCTAGAACTCTTATTCAAGCTGAaggaatcaaataaaaattccagtAAAAGAGATGCATCTGTTGATAACTTTGGTAAGGAAACTACATCTCAGGATCATTCAATTCAAGTACTTGAGAGTTTGAAGATGGAGCTAGAGTGCAAAGTGACAGAAATGGCAGAGGAATTGACTGAAAAGGGCTCTGAGATGGAAAAGCTTCAGGCTAACCTTTTGTCAAAAGATGATGAAATTTTGGTTCTTAGACAACGTCAAAGTGAACTAGAAACTAAGGTTTCTggtcttcaaaaagaaaaaatccagCTACAAAAACAAATGGAGGATATGGATAGAGAAAATGAtatcacctctaagtgcttgaaTGAACCACGTAATGATGTGATGGTGCAAAGCAGCAGTATGGACTCCCATGTTTCGGTCAATAAGGAACTTGAAAAAAAATGTACAGAGCTAGAAACTGGAAACCAAGAACTGCAAGTTCATTTGTCAGAGCTCGAAGAGGAAAACGAACAGTTATCGGTACATGTATCTGGTCTTGAAGCTCAGCTTAGACACTTGAGAAATGAAAACGAGTCTAGTCTATCTGAATTAGAGGATTTTAAATCTCATTCTCAGACTTTCCAAGATGAGATTAACAGATTAAACATTGAGTTGGAATCCAATAAACAAGAGATGAAAAGCAAATTACAGGACACACAAAACCAGTGGTCAGAAGCTGAAGAAGAATGCGAGTATCTGAGAGAGGAAAATATGAAGCTGCGAGCTTCTTCTGAGAGCATCATTGAAGAATGCAGTTATCTCcagaaattaaatggagagTTGAGGAAACAGAAGGTGGAATTGCATGAGCATTGTTCCATATTGGAGACTAAGCTAAGGGATTCACATAAAAGGTTGGCAGATTGCTCCAAGAAAGTTGAAGACCTGGAAGAAACTCTGTCTTCAATGGTGGCAGATATTGCTTCAAAAGAGAACAGCCTAACTTCAAAATTAAATGAAGTTCTTGATGAAAACTTAAGATATAAGGAGAAACTGAAATTGGAAGAAAGCTCCTTAAATCGGATGTACATGGAAAAGGCAGTTGAAGTACAGAACCTTCAGCTAGAGGTAGAACAGCTGAGGAAAGAAATTTCTTCAAGtcaggaagaaaaagaaagaatagctTCAGGTGCTGTGCAGGAAGAATCCAGACTACGTGCTGATAGCATTAAACTGCAAAAGGATTTTCAAGAAATTCAATCTAAACTTGAACAAACTGAGAATGAGCTCAATATTATGCACCTAGAATATAAAGTGAAGCTACAAAACTTGACTGACGAACTTGATGCTTCTAAGCAAAATCAGCAACTGCTGATGGCTGGCCATGAAAAACTGTCAACGTTATTGGAGAACTACAAATCAGGAGAGGAAAAATTCAAGGCTACTATAAATAGTCTTGAACTGAAGATTTCAGTCTCTGAATATGAACGACAACAACTGGCTGAAGAATCTTCCAATCTGAAGGTTCAATTGCAGAATTTATCTCATCTTCAGGATGAACTTTTGGCTTCTACGAAACAGCTTCATGCAACTAAGTTTGAGAAAGAGAAACTGGAAGCATCCTTGCACTCAATATCAGAAGAATGTGAAGATCTGAGGGCAGAAAAGAATACATTTATTGAGAAGATCTCGATATTGAAGAGCACTATGTCTGAATTAGAGAACTGCAAACGTGAAAAGGAAGCCTTAGAGAAAAAGCTTCTGCCGATGGAAGGTGAATTAGTGGAAAAGGATGTGTTACGTGCTCAAGATACTGAGCTGAAAAATGAGCTCAACCAGATCAAGAAAGCAAACGAGCAATTCCAGCAGAAAATGCAACTTCTCCGGGAAGAGAGAGATGAATGCCTAAGAAAATCTCAAGCCCTTGAAGAAGAATTAAAACTCGTTAAGGAAGAAAAACAGAATCATAAGGAGCACGTCAATTCAAAGGTTGCCAGCTTATCAAAGATCAATAGCAAAGTTATTCCAGTCCGTGAAGATATGAAGCTTTCAAAA AATGAAATGGTCAAGAACAGCAATTATCGTCGTGATAATAGAAGGAATGCATCCTTAAAGAATGGCCTAGTACAAGACCATGTGAAAGAAGGTCACGTCCAACATCCTAGAGAG aaTGGTAGTGGATGTGAAGTTCGTGATGCAAGTCCTCGAGATGTTGGTGCTGATCCTGGCTCGAAGATTCAGTTGCTTGAGGATGAACTTGCCAAGGCTTTGGAAGCAAATAACATGTATAAAGTTCAGCTTAATAG GCTATTGTCTGAAGGCCGAGACGTCCATTCAGATGGTCGTAGAAAATCAAAAGGTCAAGGTGAAATTATGGCAACAGAAACACATGAAAGTATAAGATCCTCTCTAGAGGCAGAATTAAGAGACATTCGCGAACGCTACTTGCACATGAGCCTCAAATACGCTGAGGTGGAAGCTCAGCGTGAAGAACTAGTGATGAAGCTGAAGACAACTAAGGGCGGAAAAAGGTGGTTCTCATGA
- the LOC107431992 gene encoding uncharacterized protein LOC107431992 isoform X2, protein MFRLHKHRNAKPGDKVDFKFSQFKALQVPKGWDKLFVSIVSVETGKAIAKSSKTAVRNGSCQWTETLSESIWVSQDDSSKDFEDCLFKLIVSMGSARSGILGEATVNMTDYMSASASVPVSLPLKKCSHGTVLQVKIQCITPRTKLRDEKSKEKDSDLEKPNADCHDVEILSDGSESTFARSSESSSTKELGLNSQPGEAGSRETSFSVSGSQRSYDSGEGSTVGENMSLGPGEDGANMNSLIKRENSICSENSVSQGNYSVENPYQSNNSSFNSQIMGSENNIEELHAEAKMWERNARKLMLDLDILRVEFSDQSKKQADLNMELSAAYAERDFLKKEIEQLKFFLEKSAAKQTAIEDLTSQNEGLPHIQNELKDELKFHRESNANLALQLERSQESNIELVSVLQELEETVEKQKMELENLLALQSEFSNMESTIQANAEENRKLTVELQQLQESENNLKIKVQTLEQALEKNKHTENEGSLNSQTLLDIETEYKKMESINAGDADLIRKIEELTEKVQELEKDCNELTDENLELLFKLKESNKNSSKRDASVDNFGKETTSQDHSIQVLESLKMELECKVTEMAEELTEKGSEMEKLQANLLSKDDEILVLRQRQSELETKVSGLQKEKIQLQKQMEDMDRENDITSKCLNEPRNDVMVQSSSMDSHVSVNKELEKKCTELETGNQELQVHLSELEEENEQLSVHVSGLEAQLRHLRNENESSLSELEDFKSHSQTFQDEINRLNIELESNKQEMKSKLQDTQNQWSEAEEECEYLREENMKLRASSESIIEECSYLQKLNGELRKQKVELHEHCSILETKLRDSHKRLADCSKKVEDLEETLSSMVADIASKENSLTSKLNEVLDENLRYKEKLKLEESSLNRMYMEKAVEVQNLQLEVEQLRKEISSSQEEKERIASGAVQEESRLRADSIKLQKDFQEIQSKLEQTENELNIMHLEYKVKLQNLTDELDASKQNQQLLMAGHEKLSTLLENYKSGEEKFKATINSLELKISVSEYERQQLAEESSNLKVQLQNLSHLQDELLASTKQLHATKFEKEKLEASLHSISEECEDLRAEKNTFIEKISILKSTMSELENCKREKEALEKKLLPMEGELVEKDVLRAQDTELKNELNQIKKANEQFQQKMQLLREERDECLRKSQALEEELKLVKEEKQNHKEHVNSKVASLSKINSKVIPVREDMKLSKNEMVKNSNYRRDNRRNASLKNGLVQDHVKEGHVQHPRENGSGCEVRDASPRDVGADPGSKIQLLEDELAKALEANNMYKVQLNRLLSEGRDVHSDGRRKSKGQGEIMATETHESIRSSLEAELRDIRERYLHMSLKYAEVEAQREELVMKLKTTKGGKRWFS, encoded by the exons ATGTTCAGGCTTCATAAGCATAGGAATGCGAAACCCGGAGACAAGGTTGATTTCAAATTCTCTCAGTTTAAGGCACTCCAG GTACCCAAAGGATGGGACAAGCTGTTTGTATCTATTGTCTCTGTAGAAACTGGGAAAGCAATTGCAAAGTCAAGCAAAACAGCGGTGCGTAATGGAAGTTGCCAATGGACTGAGACTCTGTCGGAGTCAATTTGGGTTTCGCAAGATGATTCTTCAAAGGATTTCGAGGATTGTCTCTTCAAGCTCATTGTTTCCATG GGATCAGCGAGATCTGGCATTCTTGGAGAGGCTACAGTCAATATGACAGATTATATGAGTGCAAGTGCTTCGGTTCCTGTATCCCTTCCATTAAAAAAGTGCAGCCATGGGACAGTTTTACAA GTAAAAATTCAGTGCATAACCCCAAGAACAAAACTCAG GgatgaaaaatcaaaagagaaggACTCTGATTTGGAAAAACCAAATGCAGACTGTCATGATGTTGAAATCCTGTCAGATGGATCTGAAAGTACATTTGCAAGGAGTTCCGAGTCTTCCTCCACTAAGGAACTTGGGTTGAACTCACAACCAGGAGAAGCTGGGAGTAGA GAAACAAGTTTCTCTGTATCAGGGTCACAAAGAAGTTATGACTCAGGAGAAGGTTCAACAGTAGGGGAAAATATGTCCCTTGGGCCTGGAGAGGATGGTGCTAATATGAACAGCCTGATTAAGAGGGAGAATTCAATTTGCTCAGAAAATAGTGTATCTCAAGGCAATTATTCTGTTGAAAATCCTTATCAATCTAATAATTCATCATTCAATTCACAGATTATGGGGTCAG aaaataatattgaagagCTGCATGCGGAAGCTAAGATGTGGGAGAGAAATGCCCGAAAGCTAATGCTTGATTTGGATATTTTGAGGGTCGAATTTTCTGATCAATCAAAGAAGCAGGCGGATTTGAATATGGAGCTCTCAGCAGCCTATGCAGAGCGTGattttttgaagaaagaaattgaacaattaaaatttttcctgGAGAAGTCAGCAGCGAAACAAACAGCCATAGAAGATTTAACATCTCAAAATGAAGGTCTTCCTCATATTCAAAATGAACTAAAAGATGAACTAAAGTTTCATAGAGAATCCAATGCCAATTTGGCTCTGCAGTTGGAGAGAAGTCAAGAATCAAACATCGAGCTTGTTTCTGTTCTTCAGGAGCTGGAAGAGACGGTCGAAAAGCAGAAGATGGAGTTAGAGAATCTTTTAGCACTGCAATCAGAGTTCAGTAATATGGAAAGTACCATCCAAGCAAATGCAGAGGAGAACAGGAAATTAACAGTAGAGCTACAACAATTGCAGGAGTcggaaaataatttgaaaattaaagtgCAAACGCTGGAACAGGCATTGGAGAAAAACAAACACACAGAGAATGAAGGGAGTCTGAACAGTCAAACCCTTCTGGATATTGAGACAGAATACAAAA AAATGGAGTCCATAAATGCAGGTGATGCCGATCTGATTAGAAAGATTGAAGAGTTAACAGAAAAGGTGCAGGAACTAGAGAAGGACTGTAATGAGCTGACTGATGAAAACCTAGAACTCTTATTCAAGCTGAaggaatcaaataaaaattccagtAAAAGAGATGCATCTGTTGATAACTTTGGTAAGGAAACTACATCTCAGGATCATTCAATTCAAGTACTTGAGAGTTTGAAGATGGAGCTAGAGTGCAAAGTGACAGAAATGGCAGAGGAATTGACTGAAAAGGGCTCTGAGATGGAAAAGCTTCAGGCTAACCTTTTGTCAAAAGATGATGAAATTTTGGTTCTTAGACAACGTCAAAGTGAACTAGAAACTAAGGTTTCTggtcttcaaaaagaaaaaatccagCTACAAAAACAAATGGAGGATATGGATAGAGAAAATGAtatcacctctaagtgcttgaaTGAACCACGTAATGATGTGATGGTGCAAAGCAGCAGTATGGACTCCCATGTTTCGGTCAATAAGGAACTTGAAAAAAAATGTACAGAGCTAGAAACTGGAAACCAAGAACTGCAAGTTCATTTGTCAGAGCTCGAAGAGGAAAACGAACAGTTATCGGTACATGTATCTGGTCTTGAAGCTCAGCTTAGACACTTGAGAAATGAAAACGAGTCTAGTCTATCTGAATTAGAGGATTTTAAATCTCATTCTCAGACTTTCCAAGATGAGATTAACAGATTAAACATTGAGTTGGAATCCAATAAACAAGAGATGAAAAGCAAATTACAGGACACACAAAACCAGTGGTCAGAAGCTGAAGAAGAATGCGAGTATCTGAGAGAGGAAAATATGAAGCTGCGAGCTTCTTCTGAGAGCATCATTGAAGAATGCAGTTATCTCcagaaattaaatggagagTTGAGGAAACAGAAGGTGGAATTGCATGAGCATTGTTCCATATTGGAGACTAAGCTAAGGGATTCACATAAAAGGTTGGCAGATTGCTCCAAGAAAGTTGAAGACCTGGAAGAAACTCTGTCTTCAATGGTGGCAGATATTGCTTCAAAAGAGAACAGCCTAACTTCAAAATTAAATGAAGTTCTTGATGAAAACTTAAGATATAAGGAGAAACTGAAATTGGAAGAAAGCTCCTTAAATCGGATGTACATGGAAAAGGCAGTTGAAGTACAGAACCTTCAGCTAGAGGTAGAACAGCTGAGGAAAGAAATTTCTTCAAGtcaggaagaaaaagaaagaatagctTCAGGTGCTGTGCAGGAAGAATCCAGACTACGTGCTGATAGCATTAAACTGCAAAAGGATTTTCAAGAAATTCAATCTAAACTTGAACAAACTGAGAATGAGCTCAATATTATGCACCTAGAATATAAAGTGAAGCTACAAAACTTGACTGACGAACTTGATGCTTCTAAGCAAAATCAGCAACTGCTGATGGCTGGCCATGAAAAACTGTCAACGTTATTGGAGAACTACAAATCAGGAGAGGAAAAATTCAAGGCTACTATAAATAGTCTTGAACTGAAGATTTCAGTCTCTGAATATGAACGACAACAACTGGCTGAAGAATCTTCCAATCTGAAGGTTCAATTGCAGAATTTATCTCATCTTCAGGATGAACTTTTGGCTTCTACGAAACAGCTTCATGCAACTAAGTTTGAGAAAGAGAAACTGGAAGCATCCTTGCACTCAATATCAGAAGAATGTGAAGATCTGAGGGCAGAAAAGAATACATTTATTGAGAAGATCTCGATATTGAAGAGCACTATGTCTGAATTAGAGAACTGCAAACGTGAAAAGGAAGCCTTAGAGAAAAAGCTTCTGCCGATGGAAGGTGAATTAGTGGAAAAGGATGTGTTACGTGCTCAAGATACTGAGCTGAAAAATGAGCTCAACCAGATCAAGAAAGCAAACGAGCAATTCCAGCAGAAAATGCAACTTCTCCGGGAAGAGAGAGATGAATGCCTAAGAAAATCTCAAGCCCTTGAAGAAGAATTAAAACTCGTTAAGGAAGAAAAACAGAATCATAAGGAGCACGTCAATTCAAAGGTTGCCAGCTTATCAAAGATCAATAGCAAAGTTATTCCAGTCCGTGAAGATATGAAGCTTTCAAAA AATGAAATGGTCAAGAACAGCAATTATCGTCGTGATAATAGAAGGAATGCATCCTTAAAGAATGGCCTAGTACAAGACCATGTGAAAGAAGGTCACGTCCAACATCCTAGAGAG aaTGGTAGTGGATGTGAAGTTCGTGATGCAAGTCCTCGAGATGTTGGTGCTGATCCTGGCTCGAAGATTCAGTTGCTTGAGGATGAACTTGCCAAGGCTTTGGAAGCAAATAACATGTATAAAGTTCAGCTTAATAG GCTATTGTCTGAAGGCCGAGACGTCCATTCAGATGGTCGTAGAAAATCAAAAGGTCAAGGTGAAATTATGGCAACAGAAACACATGAAAGTATAAGATCCTCTCTAGAGGCAGAATTAAGAGACATTCGCGAACGCTACTTGCACATGAGCCTCAAATACGCTGAGGTGGAAGCTCAGCGTGAAGAACTAGTGATGAAGCTGAAGACAACTAAGGGCGGAAAAAGGTGGTTCTCATGA